In Gemmatimonadota bacterium, a genomic segment contains:
- a CDS encoding BamA/TamA family outer membrane protein, whose translation MTLSRRPLLLATLFAAVAACLSAPPPACAFERLHHRPYAHLEGKEVVSVVVLGNTHTKERVLLREMRLQVGRPFSSRELWRDWERLADLAIFAHLEVDAVASGEGVLVAVCVSERPTWFATPTVSYSQEEGEVTPGFDVRLRNLGGMNRRFRARGIVRPGGGHSAVASWSTPWIGTVKQGLTVYARDSRPDEDDHDGIALTQGGISTVRFLGDYRGVRQGLTGGLRLDFISRDAGSPSGEVHETSPALLLGVFRDTRNVRIDPSRGGVLSSRSEVTRGLNTGEPSYLRTSFDARGFHHVRQDLLLATRATATLTTGEVPEYRLLTAGGPSSIRGQPDGVLTGKNVARMSLEMRFPLMGLRRFILPMPFLPSSLSNFDLRIDGEVFADAGTAWDDSPGFGHAQVKAGAGLGLRIFLPVLELVRIEVAFDSSGRPSFYVIEGNLI comes from the coding sequence GTGACCCTTTCCCGAAGGCCTCTTCTTCTTGCGACGCTCTTCGCGGCCGTGGCGGCGTGCCTCTCCGCGCCGCCTCCCGCGTGCGCGTTTGAGCGGCTGCACCACCGTCCCTATGCGCACCTCGAGGGGAAGGAGGTCGTCTCGGTCGTGGTGCTCGGGAATACCCACACGAAGGAACGCGTGCTGCTGCGCGAGATGCGTCTCCAGGTGGGACGGCCCTTCTCGTCCAGGGAGCTCTGGCGCGACTGGGAGCGGCTCGCCGACCTCGCGATCTTCGCGCATCTGGAGGTGGACGCGGTGGCGTCCGGCGAAGGTGTGCTGGTGGCTGTCTGCGTCTCGGAGCGGCCGACATGGTTCGCCACGCCCACGGTCAGCTATTCGCAGGAAGAAGGGGAAGTCACGCCGGGCTTCGATGTGCGCCTGAGGAATCTCGGCGGGATGAACCGGCGTTTTCGTGCGCGCGGCATCGTGCGCCCGGGGGGCGGGCACAGCGCGGTGGCGTCCTGGTCGACGCCGTGGATCGGCACGGTGAAGCAGGGCCTCACCGTGTACGCGCGGGACAGCCGACCCGACGAGGACGACCACGACGGGATCGCGCTCACGCAGGGCGGCATCTCGACGGTTCGATTTCTCGGAGACTACCGGGGCGTCCGGCAGGGACTGACGGGCGGGCTCCGGCTCGACTTCATCTCCAGGGACGCCGGTTCGCCGTCGGGCGAGGTCCATGAGACCAGTCCGGCGCTTCTGCTCGGCGTCTTCCGCGACACCCGGAATGTGCGGATTGACCCCTCGCGCGGCGGGGTCCTCTCCAGCCGGTCGGAGGTGACGCGCGGCCTCAATACCGGCGAACCAAGCTACCTCCGCACGAGCTTCGATGCGCGGGGCTTCCACCATGTGAGGCAGGATCTCCTGCTGGCGACCCGAGCCACCGCCACGCTCACCACGGGGGAGGTTCCCGAGTATCGCCTGCTCACGGCCGGCGGGCCGTCGTCCATTCGCGGCCAGCCGGACGGCGTGCTTACGGGGAAAAATGTCGCGCGCATGTCGCTGGAGATGCGCTTCCCGCTGATGGGGTTGCGGCGCTTCATCCTGCCCATGCCGTTCCTGCCGTCGAGCCTCTCCAACTTCGACCTGCGGATCGACGGCGAGGTCTTTGCCGATGCCGGGACCGCCTGGGACGATTCCCCCGGATTCGGGCACGCGCAGGTCAAAGCGGGCGCGGGGCTGGGGCTGCGGATCTTCCTGCCGGTGCTGGAACTCGTGCGAATCGAAGTGGCGTTCGATTCCTCGGGGCGGCCCTCCTTCTATGTGATCGAGGGAAACCTGATCTAG
- the nqrA gene encoding NADH:ubiquinone reductase (Na(+)-transporting) subunit A, with translation MSSFKISRGYDIPVPGAASRKLVAAPPARTVALRPGDFRGVKPRLLVHEGDRVSAGTPLFADKERPEIVFGSPGGGEVVEIRRGKRRLLLEIVVKLDAEEPFAEGPGATPAQMESLTREQIVDRLLGAGLWPVFRQRPFSNIPDPAVDPAGIFVSASDTSPLPHDPNLALVDREEDFRLGLGVLRKLTSGQVHVGLHSRTRASGSALANLAAVSTHTFDGPHPSGQAEVQIHHALPHKPGQVVWYLDAQDVAAVGECLRSGRYPVTRVIAVGGEGAENRVHYRTRRGVPATLLTGTDSTAHGFRTVSGTLLSGSEVTPGAAVGFHDATLCVIPEGTEPEFAGWMKPGFSKVSRFRAYASALVRSGPGSINTNLGGGVRAHVMTGVHEDVCATGLYPAQLMKSVLAEDVEETMKLGLLDCAECGLCTFVCPSKIEFGRILGQAIEECMREG, from the coding sequence ATGTCCAGCTTCAAGATTTCCCGGGGGTATGACATCCCCGTCCCGGGAGCGGCCTCCAGGAAGCTCGTGGCCGCGCCCCCCGCGCGCACCGTGGCGCTTCGCCCCGGGGATTTCCGCGGTGTGAAGCCACGCCTTCTCGTCCACGAAGGAGACCGGGTCTCTGCCGGCACCCCGCTCTTTGCCGACAAGGAGCGCCCGGAGATCGTCTTTGGGTCTCCCGGCGGGGGAGAGGTCGTGGAGATTCGCCGGGGGAAGCGGCGCCTCCTTCTGGAGATCGTGGTGAAGCTGGATGCGGAGGAACCCTTTGCGGAGGGGCCGGGCGCCACGCCCGCGCAGATGGAATCGTTGACCCGGGAACAGATTGTGGATCGCCTCCTTGGCGCGGGGCTCTGGCCGGTGTTCCGGCAGCGGCCGTTTTCGAACATTCCGGATCCGGCCGTGGACCCGGCCGGAATCTTCGTCTCGGCGTCGGATACATCGCCTCTCCCGCACGATCCCAACCTGGCGCTGGTGGACCGGGAAGAGGACTTCCGGCTGGGTCTCGGCGTTCTTCGCAAGCTCACCTCGGGGCAGGTTCATGTGGGGCTGCACAGCAGGACGCGCGCCTCGGGTTCCGCGCTGGCCAACCTTGCGGCGGTCTCCACGCACACATTCGACGGGCCGCACCCTTCCGGGCAGGCCGAGGTCCAGATTCACCACGCGCTTCCCCACAAGCCCGGGCAGGTCGTGTGGTATCTGGACGCGCAGGATGTTGCCGCCGTCGGGGAGTGCCTGCGCAGCGGTCGGTATCCGGTGACGCGCGTGATCGCGGTCGGCGGGGAAGGGGCGGAGAATCGCGTCCATTACCGAACGCGCCGGGGTGTTCCCGCGACGCTCCTCACCGGCACGGACTCCACGGCTCACGGATTCCGTACGGTGAGCGGCACGCTTCTCAGCGGGTCCGAGGTGACGCCGGGCGCCGCCGTCGGCTTCCACGACGCCACGCTCTGCGTCATTCCCGAGGGGACGGAACCAGAGTTCGCGGGGTGGATGAAGCCCGGCTTCTCGAAAGTGAGCCGCTTCCGGGCGTACGCGTCGGCGCTGGTCCGGTCGGGACCGGGTTCCATCAACACCAACCTGGGCGGAGGCGTTCGGGCGCATGTCATGACCGGTGTTCACGAAGATGTCTGCGCCACGGGCCTTTACCCCGCGCAACTGATGAAGAGCGTACTGGCGGAAGATGTGGAAGAAACGATGAAACTCGGCCTGCTGGATTGCGCGGAGTGCGGGCTTTGCACCTTCGTCTGTCCGTCGAAGATCGAGTTCGGTCGGATTCTCGGACAGGCCATCGAAGAGTGCATGAGGGAAGGGTAA
- a CDS encoding sigma-70 family RNA polymerase sigma factor: MSDPAADRDLVRRTLAGESGAFDGLVRAHERGIFNLMLRMVRDRETARDLTQDLFVKVHRSLPKYDPRYPFTSWLYRVATNLCIDHIRRRRLQTVSLDAPVRFGDGEEAPREIPDDSCNPAADAEQADRARMLAAAMAELPEAQRLVLELRHQRDLSYDEIALVLGAPLGTVKARIHRGREALRKTLVRRYGLNEFA, from the coding sequence GTGTCCGACCCCGCCGCCGATCGGGACCTCGTCCGCCGGACGCTCGCCGGGGAATCCGGTGCGTTCGATGGTCTCGTCCGCGCCCACGAGCGGGGGATCTTCAACCTGATGCTTCGCATGGTCCGCGACCGGGAAACCGCCCGAGACCTCACGCAGGACCTCTTCGTGAAGGTGCACCGGTCCCTTCCGAAGTACGACCCGCGCTATCCTTTCACCAGCTGGCTGTACCGGGTGGCGACGAACCTCTGCATCGACCACATTCGTCGCCGCCGCCTCCAGACCGTGTCGCTGGACGCGCCGGTTCGATTCGGCGACGGGGAGGAGGCGCCGCGCGAGATCCCGGACGACTCCTGCAACCCGGCCGCCGACGCGGAGCAAGCCGACCGCGCGCGCATGCTGGCCGCCGCCATGGCCGAGCTTCCGGAGGCGCAGCGTCTCGTGCTGGAGCTGCGCCACCAGCGAGACCTCTCCTACGACGAGATCGCCCTCGTGCTCGGCGCCCCGCTCGGCACCGTGAAGGCGCGGATCCACCGTGGGCGGGAAGCGCTGCGAAAGACGCTCGTGCGACGCTACGGACTGAACGAGTTCGCCTGA